A region from the Phaenicophaeus curvirostris isolate KB17595 chromosome 3, BPBGC_Pcur_1.0, whole genome shotgun sequence genome encodes:
- the LOC138718559 gene encoding forkhead box protein J1-like, which yields MAEGWLSHEETGKDRGQEGSRRDSDDVDDSLPNLTWLLDFSIISASMGNSSCCPSSPDPHSCQDIPSFAAPCSPLGTDQLCMEMPQTPRMPISSSSWMMEHHVVSTHPQLTAGIDYQTNPYIKPPYSYATLICMAMEASKEPHVTLSDIYKWITDNFCYFRQADPVWQNSIRHNLSSNKHFIKVPREKDKPGRGGFWKLDPQYVEQLKSGAFKKQRMRPVQIHPASTAKAQQEAQRGASLAASACASNKVLSVNLESQLLLKEFEEGLGNQNWNPVDGKRGLKRKQPLPKQTAKACRLSNSALLSQEEQTQLGSLKGDSDPSLNREVSTSGDLELLSPVSLKTLNLELMAQGHHFECPQGPEQVLTESSQNSLSLDESFVATSFLQHLCDEGTSDLLSNSANAEQLFEVNDASVIADVSNWINLDSLL from the exons ATGGCTGAGGGGTGGCTGAGCCAcgaggagacagggaaggacagagggcaggagggcagcaggagagactcGGACGATGTGGACGACAGCCTGCCCAACCTGACGTggctgctggacttctccatcatCAGCGCTAGCATGGgcaactcctcctgctgccccagcagcccggACCCCCACAGCTGTCAGGACATCCCCAGCTTTGCCGCACCGTGCTCACCCCTGGGCACTGACCAACTGTGCATGGAAATGCCCCAAACTCCACGcatgcccatctcctcctccagctggatgaTGGAGCACCACGTTGTGTCCACGCACCCTCAGCTGACGGCGGGTATTGACTACCAGACCAACCCCTACATCAAACCACCCTATTCTTATGCCACCCTCATCTGCATGGCGATGGAAGCCAGCAAGGAGCCCCACGTCACCCTCTCCGACATCTACAAGTGGATTACCGACAACTTCTGCTACTTCCGTCAAGCTGATCCCGTGTGGCAG aacTCCATCCGGCACAACCTCTCCTCAAACAAGCACTTCATCAAGGTGCCTCGAGAGAAGGACAAGCCAGGGAGAGGTGGCTTTTGGAAGCTTGACCCGCAATACGTTGAGCAGCTCAAGAGCGGtgccttcaaaaagcagaggatgcgCCCAGTGCAGATCCACCCAGCCTCCACTGCGAAAGCCCAGCAAGAAGCACAGCGTGGTGCCTCCCTGGCCGCTTCAGCTTGTGCCTCCAATAAAGTCCTCTCTGTCAACCTggagtcacagctgctgctgaaagagtttGAAGAAGGTCTTGGCAACCAGAACTGGAATCCAGTGGATGGCAAAAGAGGGCTCAAGCGCAAGCAGCCCTTGCccaagcaaacagccaaagcgTGTCGGCTTTCCAATTCCGCCTTgctgagccaggaggagcagaccCAGCTGGGATCCCTGAAAGGGGACTCTGACCCCAGCCTGAACAGAGAGGTCTCCACTTCTGGGGATCTGGAGCTCTTATCTCCAGTCAGCCTCAAAACGCTCAACCTGGAGTTGATGGCACAAGGGCACCACTTTGAATGTCCCCAGGGGCCGGAGCAGGTCCTCACTGAGTCCTCCCAGAACAGCCTGAGCCTGGACGAAAGCTTCGTGgccacttctttcctgcagcatctctgtgatgaAGGGACAAGCGATCTCCTCTCAAATTCTGCCAATGCGGAGCAGTTGTTTGAAGTCAACGATGCCTCTGTAATAGCGGATGTCAGCAACTGGATCAATCTGGATTCCCTCTTGTAA
- the LOC138718560 gene encoding forkhead box protein J1-like — MAEGWQSHEETGKDRGQEGSRRDSDDVDDSLPNLTWLLDFSIISASMGNSSCWPSSPDPHSCQGIPSFAAPCSPLGTDSVRMETPHTPRMPISSSSWMTEHHVVSTHPQLTEGIDNQTNPYIKPPYSYTTLICMAMEASKEPHVTLSDIYKWITDNFCYFRQADPVWQNSIRHNLSSNKRFIKVPREKDKPGRGGFWKLDPQYVEQLKSGAFKKQRMRPVQIHPASTAKAQQEAQRGASLAASARASNKVLSVNLESQLLLKEFEEGLGNQNWNPVDGKRGLKRKQPLPKQTAKACRLSNSALLSQEEQTQLGSLKGDSDPSLNREVSTSGDLELLSPVSLKTLNLELMAQGHHFECPQGPEQVLTESSQNSLSLDESFVATSFLQHLCDEGTSDLLSNSANAEQLFEVNDASVIADVSNWINLDSLL; from the exons ATGGCTGAGGGGTGGCAGAGCCAcgaggagacagggaaggacagagggcaggagggcagcaggagagactcGGACGATGTGGACGACAGCCTGCCCAACCTGACGTggctgctggacttctccatcatCAGCGCTAGCATGGGCAACTCCTCCTGCTGGCCCAGCAGCCCGGACCCCCACAGCTGTCAGGGCATCCCCAGCTTTGCCGCACCGTGCTCACCCCTGGGCACTGACTCAGTGCGCATGGAAACGCCCCACACTCCCCGcatgcccatctcctcctccagctggatgaCGGAGCACCACGTTGTGTCCACGCACCCTCAGCTGACGGAGGGCATTGACAACCAGACCAACCCCTACATCAAGCCACCCTACTCCTACACCACCCTCATCTGCATGGCGATGGAAGCCAGCAAGGAGCCCCACGTCACCCTCTCCGACATCTACAAGTGGATTACCGACAACTTCTGCTACTTCCGTCAAGCTGATCCCGTGTGGCAG AACTCCATCCGGCACAACCTCTCCTCAAACAAGCGCTTCATCAAGGTGCCTCGAGAGAAGGACAAGCCAGGGAGAGGTGGCTTTTGGAAGCTTGACCCGCAATACGTTGAGCAGCTCAAGAGCGGtgccttcaaaaagcagaggatgcgCCCAGTGCAGATCCACCCAGCCTCCACGGCGAAAGCCCAGCAAGAAGCACAGCGTGGTGCCTCCCTGGCTGCTTCAGCTCGTGCCTCCAATAAAGTCCTCTCTGTCAACCTggagtcacagctgctgctgaaagagtttGAAGAAGGTCTTGGCAACCAGAACTGGAATCCAGTGGATGGCAAAAGAGGGCTCAAGCGCAAGCAGCCCTTGCccaagcaaacagccaaagcgTGTCGGCTTTCCAATTCCGCCTTgctgagccaggaggagcagaccCAGCTGGGATCCCTGAAAGGGGACTCTGACCCCAGCCTGAACAGAGAGGTCTCCACTTCTGGGGATCTGGAGCTCTTATCTCCAGTCAGCCTCAAAACGCTCAACCTGGAGTTGATGGCACAAGGGCACCACTTTGAATGTCCCCAGGGGCCGGAGCAGGTCCTCACTGAGTCCTCCCAGAACAGCCTGAGCCTGGACGAAAGCTTCGTGgccacttctttcctgcagcatctctgtgatgaAGGGACAAGCGATCTCCTCTCAAATTCTGCCAATGCGGAGCAGTTGTTTGAAGTCAACGATGCCTCTGTAATAGCGGATGTCAGCAACTGGATCAATCTGGATTCCCTCTTGTAA
- the LOC138718561 gene encoding forkhead box protein J1-like yields the protein MAERWQSHEETGKDRGQEGSRRDSDDVDDSLPNLTWLLDFSIISASMGNSSCCPSSPDPHSCQGIPSFAAPCSPLGTDSVRMETPHTPRMPISSSSWMTEHHVVSTHPQLTEGIDNQTNPYIKPPYSYTTLICMAMEASKEPHVTLSDIYKWITDNFCYFRQADPVWQNSIRHNLSSNKRFIKVPREKDKPGRGGFWKLDPQYVEQLKSGAFKKQRMRPVQIHPASTAKAQQEAQRGASLAASARASNKVLSVNLESQLLLKEFEEGLGNQNWNPVDGKRGLKRKQPLPKQTAKACRLSNSALLSQEEQTQLGSLKGDSDPSLNREVSTSGDLELLSPVSLKTLNLELMAQGHHFECPQGPEQVLTESSQNSLSLDESFVATSFLQHLCDEGTSDLLSNSANAEQLFEVNDASVIADVSNWINLDSLL from the exons ATGGCTGAGAGGTGGCAGAGCCAcgaggagacagggaaggacagagggcaggagggcagcaggagagactcGGACGATGTGGACGACAGCCTGCCCAACCTGACGTggctgctggacttctccatcatCAGCGCTAGCATGGgcaactcctcctgctgccccagcagcccggACCCCCACAGCTGTCAGGGCATCCCCAGCTTTGCCGCACCGTGCTCACCCCTGGGCACTGACTCAGTGCGCATGGAAACGCCCCACACTCCCCGcatgcccatctcctcctccagctggatgaCGGAGCACCACGTTGTGTCCACGCACCCTCAGCTGACGGAGGGCATTGACAACCAGACCAACCCCTACATCAAGCCACCCTACTCCTACACCACCCTCATCTGCATGGCGATGGAAGCCAGCAAGGAGCCCCACGTCACCCTCTCCGACATCTACAAGTGGATTACCGACAACTTCTGCTACTTCCGTCAAGCTGATCCCGTGTGGCAG AACTCCATCCGGCACAACCTCTCCTCAAACAAGCGCTTCATCAAGGTGCCTCGAGAGAAGGACAAGCCAGGGAGAGGTGGCTTTTGGAAGCTTGACCCGCAATACGTTGAGCAGCTCAAGAGCGGtgccttcaaaaagcagaggatgcgCCCAGTGCAGATCCACCCAGCCTCCACGGCGAAAGCCCAGCAAGAAGCACAGCGTGGTGCCTCCCTGGCTGCTTCAGCTCGTGCCTCCAATAAAGTCCTCTCTGTCAACCTggagtcacagctgctgctgaaagagtttGAAGAAGGTCTTGGCAACCAGAACTGGAATCCAGTGGATGGCAAAAGAGGGCTCAAGCGCAAGCAGCCCTTGCccaagcaaacagccaaagcgTGTCGGCTTTCCAATTCCGCCTTgctgagccaggaggagcagaccCAGCTGGGATCCCTGAAAGGGGACTCTGACCCCAGCCTGAACAGAGAGGTCTCCACTTCTGGGGATCTGGAGCTCTTATCTCCAGTCAGCCTCAAAACGCTCAACCTGGAGTTGATGGCACAAGGGCACCACTTTGAATGTCCCCAGGGGCCGGAGCAGGTCCTCACTGAGTCCTCCCAGAACAGCCTGAGCCTGGACGAAAGCTTCGTGgccacttctttcctgcagcatctctgtgatgaAGGGACAAGCGATCTCCTCTCAAATTCTGCCAATGCGGAGCAGTTGTTTGAAGTCAACGATGCCTCTGTAATAGCGGATGTCAGCAACTGGATCAATCTGGATTCCCTCTTGTAA
- the LOC138718505 gene encoding forkhead box protein J1-like, producing MAEGWQSHEETGKDRGQEGSRRDSDDVDDSLPNLTWLLDFSIISASMGNSSCWPSSPDPHSCQGIPSFAAPCSPLGTDSVRMETPHTPRMPISSSSWMTEHHVVSTHPQLTEGIDNQTNPYIKPPYSYTTLICMAMEASKEPHVTLSDIYKWITDNFCYFRQADPVWQNSIRHNLSSNKHFIKVPREKDKPGRGGFWKLDPQYVEQLKSGAFKKQRMRPVQIHPASTAKAQQEAQRGASLAASACASNKVLSVNLESQLLLKEFEEGLGNQNWNPVDGKRGLKRKQPLPKQTAKACRLSNSALLSQEEQTQLGSLKGDSDPSLNREVSTSGDLELLSPVSLKTLNLELMAQGHHFECPQGPEQVLTESSQNSLSLDESFVATSFLQHLCDEGTSDLLSNSANAEQLFEVNDASVIADVSNWINLDSLL from the exons ATGGCTGAGGGGTGGCAGAGCCAcgaggagacagggaaggacagagggcaggagggcagcaggagagactcGGACGATGTGGACGACAGCCTGCCCAACCTGACGTggctgctggacttctccatcatCAGCGCTAGCATGGGCAACTCCTCCTGCTGGCCCAGCAGCCCGGACCCCCACAGCTGTCAGGGCATCCCCAGCTTTGCCGCACCGTGCTCACCCCTGGGCACTGACTCAGTGCGCATGGAAACGCCCCACACTCCCCGcatgcccatctcctcctccagctggatgaCGGAGCACCACGTTGTGTCCACGCACCCTCAGCTGACGGAGGGCATTGACAACCAGACCAACCCCTACATCAAGCCACCCTACTCCTACACCACCCTCATCTGCATGGCGATGGAAGCCAGCAAGGAGCCCCACGTCACCCTCTCCGACATCTACAAGTGGATTACCGACAACTTCTGCTACTTCCGTCAAGCTGATCCCGTGTGGCAG aacTCCATCCGGCACAACCTCTCCTCAAACAAGCACTTCATCAAGGTGCCTCGAGAGAAGGACAAGCCAGGGAGAGGTGGCTTTTGGAAGCTTGACCCGCAATACGTTGAGCAGCTCAAGAGCGGtgccttcaaaaagcagaggatgcgCCCAGTGCAGATCCACCCAGCCTCCACTGCGAAAGCCCAGCAAGAAGCACAGCGTGGTGCCTCCCTGGCCGCTTCAGCTTGTGCCTCCAATAAAGTCCTCTCTGTCAACCTggagtcacagctgctgctgaaagagtttGAAGAAGGTCTTGGCAACCAGAACTGGAATCCAGTGGATGGCAAAAGAGGGCTCAAGCGCAAGCAGCCCTTGCccaagcaaacagccaaagcgTGTCGGCTTTCCAATTCCGCCTTgctgagccaggaggagcagaccCAGCTGGGATCCCTGAAAGGGGACTCTGACCCCAGCCTGAACAGAGAGGTCTCCACTTCTGGGGATCTGGAGCTCTTATCTCCAGTCAGCCTCAAAACGCTCAACCTGGAGTTGATGGCACAAGGGCACCACTTTGAATGTCCCCAGGGGCCGGAGCAGGTCCTCACTGAGTCCTCCCAGAACAGCCTGAGCCTGGACGAAAGCTTCGTGgccacttctttcctgcagcatctctgtgatgaAGGGACAAGCGATCTCCTCTCAAATTCTGCCAATGCGGAGCAGTTGTTTGAAGTCAACGATGCCTCTGTAATAGCGGATGTCAGCAACTGGATCAATCTGGATTCCCTCTTGTAA